In one window of Azoarcus olearius DNA:
- a CDS encoding sodium:solute symporter family protein, with protein MNTGAFSRRLRRYYGWYTGTFALFVLLLAVGEQFGLSQRAIGHIFLFVTIAIYAGIGVMSRTSDVSEYYVAGRRVPAVFNGMATAADWMSAASFIGLAGTLYFSGFEGLAFVTGWTGGFVLVALLLAPYLRKFGQYTIPDFLGARYEGDFARLVGIGATVLASFVYLVAQIYGVGLVTSRFVSVEFEIGLFVGLAGILVCSFLGGMRAVTWTQVAQYLILIIAYLVPVMILSYKVTGVPAPQVMYGGVLAKLTEREAELEVEPAENAVRALYHKRADDYAAKVAALPESLETERRALIDRLNELRLDNASARDIALTERALRDLPRTPADAAVRWERARAEALEKAQPPPRHAEAHPGRTAAESQAARNNFLALVFVLMVGTAALPHILARYYTTPGVVAARRSVFWSLLFIFLLYVTAPAYAVFAKWEIYNSVIGSSLSILPGWVASWGKVGLVRIEDINGDGILQLAELSINTDVIMLATPEIAGLPYVVSGLVAAGGLAAALSTADGLLLTISNALSHDLYYKVINPHATTHRRLVISKSQLLVVAVVAAWVASMRPDNILFMVGLAFSIGAAAFFPALVLGIFWKRANRPGAVCGMLAGLGVTLFYAVRTHPFFGGSMANAWFDINPISAGVFGVPLGFVIIIVVSLLTPPPPREIQALVDYVRYPQLPTGADEGETESGGA; from the coding sequence ATGAACACGGGCGCCTTCTCGCGCCGGCTGCGGCGCTATTACGGCTGGTACACCGGCACCTTTGCGCTGTTCGTGCTGCTGCTCGCGGTCGGCGAGCAGTTTGGCCTGTCGCAGCGCGCCATCGGCCACATCTTCCTGTTCGTCACGATCGCCATCTATGCCGGCATCGGCGTGATGAGCCGCACCTCCGACGTGTCCGAATACTACGTCGCCGGACGCCGGGTGCCGGCGGTGTTCAACGGCATGGCCACCGCCGCCGACTGGATGAGCGCGGCGTCCTTCATCGGCCTGGCCGGCACGCTGTACTTCAGCGGCTTCGAGGGGCTGGCCTTCGTCACCGGGTGGACCGGCGGGTTCGTGCTGGTGGCGCTGCTGCTCGCGCCCTACCTGCGCAAGTTCGGCCAATACACCATCCCCGACTTCCTCGGCGCCCGCTACGAGGGCGACTTCGCCCGTCTGGTCGGCATCGGGGCCACGGTGCTGGCGAGCTTCGTCTACCTCGTCGCGCAGATCTATGGCGTCGGCCTTGTCACCAGCCGCTTCGTCAGCGTCGAGTTCGAGATCGGTCTCTTCGTCGGGCTGGCGGGCATCCTGGTGTGTTCCTTTCTCGGCGGCATGCGTGCAGTCACCTGGACCCAGGTGGCGCAGTACCTGATCCTGATCATCGCCTACCTCGTGCCGGTGATGATCCTGTCGTACAAGGTGACGGGCGTACCGGCGCCGCAGGTGATGTACGGCGGGGTGCTGGCCAAGCTGACCGAGCGCGAGGCCGAACTCGAGGTGGAGCCGGCCGAAAATGCCGTGCGGGCGCTGTACCACAAGCGCGCCGACGACTACGCCGCCAAGGTCGCGGCGCTGCCGGAATCGCTTGAAACCGAGCGCCGCGCGCTGATCGACCGGCTGAACGAACTGCGCCTGGACAACGCCTCCGCGCGCGACATCGCGCTGACCGAGCGCGCGTTGCGCGACCTGCCGCGCACTCCGGCCGACGCCGCGGTGCGCTGGGAGCGGGCGCGCGCCGAGGCGCTGGAGAAGGCCCAGCCCCCGCCGCGCCACGCGGAGGCGCACCCCGGCCGCACCGCCGCGGAGTCGCAGGCGGCGCGCAACAACTTCCTCGCGCTGGTGTTCGTACTGATGGTGGGCACCGCCGCGCTGCCCCACATCCTTGCGCGCTACTACACCACGCCGGGCGTGGTGGCGGCGCGGCGCTCGGTGTTCTGGTCGCTGCTGTTCATCTTCCTGCTCTATGTCACCGCGCCGGCCTATGCGGTGTTCGCCAAATGGGAGATCTACAACAGCGTGATCGGCTCCAGCCTGTCGATCCTGCCGGGGTGGGTGGCCTCATGGGGCAAGGTGGGGCTGGTGCGGATCGAGGACATCAACGGCGACGGCATCCTGCAACTCGCCGAACTCAGCATCAATACCGACGTGATCATGCTGGCGACACCCGAAATCGCGGGGCTGCCCTATGTGGTGTCCGGGCTGGTCGCCGCCGGCGGCCTCGCCGCGGCGCTGTCCACCGCCGACGGCCTGTTGCTGACCATCTCCAACGCGCTGTCGCACGACCTTTACTACAAGGTCATCAACCCGCATGCCACCACGCACCGCCGGCTGGTGATCTCGAAGTCGCAGCTGCTGGTGGTGGCGGTGGTCGCGGCCTGGGTCGCGTCGATGCGGCCGGACAACATCCTGTTCATGGTCGGGCTGGCGTTCTCGATCGGCGCCGCGGCCTTCTTCCCGGCGCTGGTGCTGGGCATCTTCTGGAAGCGTGCCAACCGTCCCGGCGCGGTGTGCGGCATGCTGGCCGGCCTGGGTGTCACGCTGTTCTACGCGGTGCGCACCCATCCCTTCTTCGGCGGGTCGATGGCCAACGCGTGGTTCGACATCAACCCGATCTCGGCCGGGGTATTCGGCGTGCCGCTGGGTTTCGTCATCATCATCGTGGTCAGCCTGCTGACGCCGCCGCCGCCGCGCGAAATCCAGGCGCTGGTGGACTACGTGCGCTATCCGCAATTGCCCACGGGCGCCGACGAGGGCGAGACCGAGAGTGGCGGCGCCTGA
- a CDS encoding 3'-5' exonuclease, with the protein MTAGHSARNRLGVAVLLTALFILAVFAVIGATLWSDLGVAERDLAETLLAPRAGLLIVILALAVGLAAAAVKTLHETHVLAPARLLEEAQVLLTNPDAPRLQPSGSAEMRALAEVINTLAAQRGVLRRDVEARIREAKNSVEEEKNRLAALMSELTQSVLVCNLDGRVLLYNNRARLQFRAMSDTPGAAGGGELIGLGRSIYTVFERNLIAHALETIQHRLRRTAQPVANFVTTTRSGQLLRVQMAPVLTTAAEALIGDTAQPAVAERTMTGFILMLDNITRNFEAESRRDQMLHSMTEGNRAALGNVRAAVEMLDFPDLQDELRERFRKVVRDEVQAMSARLDQTATEFADSLKARWPLEEMLGADLIAAAQRRIENRVHLPTKLEDVDESLWVKVDSFSLIQALTYLASRLSDEFEVREVRFRLTPAGRLAHLDLIWSGQAMSTETVMSWELEAMNFAGEHSPLTVRDVIERHGGEMWLEREKVRHRAFFRILLPAAMPQEQLDESMLLRADSRPEYYDFDLFKWSERSRALEDRLLTELTYTVFDTETTGLNPSQGDEIIQIGAVRVLNGKPLRSEAFEQLIDPCRPLPEESARVHGITADMLAGQPVIEAVLPSFHAFAADTVLVAHNAAFDMRFLQLKEDLTGLRFDQPVLDTLLLSAVIHPNQDSHRLEAIAERLGITVVGRHTALGDAMVTAEVFLKLVPLLAEKGIRTLREAREAAEKSYYARIKY; encoded by the coding sequence ATGACGGCGGGACACTCCGCGCGTAACCGGCTGGGCGTTGCGGTGCTGCTTACCGCGCTCTTCATCCTCGCCGTGTTCGCGGTCATCGGCGCCACGCTATGGTCCGATCTCGGCGTCGCCGAGCGCGATCTCGCGGAAACCCTGCTGGCGCCGCGCGCCGGCTTGCTGATCGTGATCCTCGCGCTGGCGGTGGGGCTGGCTGCCGCGGCGGTGAAGACGCTGCACGAAACCCATGTGCTGGCCCCCGCGCGCCTGCTGGAAGAGGCACAGGTGCTGCTCACCAACCCCGACGCACCGCGCCTGCAGCCGTCCGGCAGCGCGGAGATGCGGGCGCTCGCCGAGGTGATCAACACGCTGGCGGCACAGCGCGGCGTGCTGCGCCGCGACGTCGAGGCGCGCATCCGCGAGGCCAAGAACAGCGTCGAGGAAGAGAAAAACAGGCTGGCGGCGCTGATGTCCGAGCTGACGCAGAGCGTGCTGGTATGCAACCTCGACGGTCGGGTGCTGCTGTACAACAACCGCGCGCGGCTGCAGTTCCGCGCCATGTCCGACACCCCGGGCGCGGCTGGCGGCGGCGAACTCATCGGCCTCGGCCGCTCGATCTACACCGTGTTCGAGCGCAACCTGATCGCGCATGCGCTGGAAACCATCCAGCACCGCCTGCGCCGCACCGCCCAGCCGGTCGCCAACTTCGTCACCACCACCCGCAGCGGCCAGTTGCTGCGGGTGCAGATGGCGCCGGTGCTCACCACCGCTGCCGAGGCCCTGATCGGCGACACGGCTCAACCGGCGGTGGCCGAGCGGACGATGACCGGCTTCATCCTGATGCTCGACAACATCACGCGCAATTTCGAGGCCGAGTCGCGTCGCGACCAGATGCTGCACAGCATGACCGAGGGCAACCGCGCCGCGCTCGGCAACGTGCGCGCGGCGGTCGAGATGCTCGATTTCCCCGACCTGCAGGACGAGTTGCGGGAGCGCTTCCGCAAGGTGGTGCGCGACGAGGTGCAGGCCATGAGTGCGCGGCTGGACCAGACCGCCACCGAGTTCGCGGATTCGCTGAAAGCGCGCTGGCCGCTGGAGGAAATGCTGGGGGCCGACCTGATCGCCGCCGCCCAGCGCCGCATCGAGAACCGCGTCCATCTGCCGACCAAGCTGGAGGACGTCGACGAATCGCTGTGGGTGAAGGTGGACAGCTTTTCGCTGATCCAGGCGCTCACCTATCTCGCCAGCCGCCTGTCGGACGAATTCGAGGTGCGCGAGGTGCGTTTCCGCCTGACCCCGGCCGGCCGCCTGGCACACCTCGACCTGATCTGGTCCGGCCAGGCGATGAGCACCGAAACCGTGATGAGCTGGGAGCTGGAGGCGATGAACTTCGCCGGCGAACACAGCCCGCTCACGGTGCGCGACGTCATCGAGCGCCACGGCGGCGAGATGTGGCTGGAGCGCGAGAAGGTGCGCCACCGGGCGTTCTTCCGCATCCTGTTGCCGGCCGCGATGCCGCAGGAGCAGCTCGACGAATCCATGCTGCTGCGCGCCGACAGCCGTCCCGAGTACTACGACTTCGACCTGTTCAAGTGGTCGGAGCGTTCGCGCGCCCTCGAAGACCGCCTGCTGACCGAGCTGACCTACACGGTGTTCGACACCGAGACCACCGGCCTCAACCCTTCGCAGGGCGACGAGATCATCCAGATCGGCGCGGTGCGGGTGCTCAACGGCAAGCCGCTGCGCAGCGAAGCCTTCGAGCAACTGATCGACCCCTGCCGCCCGCTGCCGGAGGAATCGGCCCGGGTGCATGGCATCACCGCCGACATGCTGGCAGGGCAGCCGGTCATCGAGGCAGTGCTGCCGTCCTTCCACGCCTTCGCGGCGGACACCGTGCTGGTGGCGCACAATGCCGCGTTTGACATGCGCTTCCTGCAGCTCAAGGAAGACCTCACCGGGCTGCGCTTCGACCAGCCGGTGCTTGATACGCTGCTGCTGTCGGCGGTGATCCACCCGAACCAGGATTCGCACCGGCTGGAGGCGATCGCCGAGCGCCTGGGCATTACCGTGGTGGGGCGCCATACCGCGCTGGGCGATGCGATGGTGACCGCCGAGGTGTTCCTGAAGCTGGTGCCGCTGCTGGCGGAAAAGGGCATCCGCACACTGCGCGAGGCGCGCGAGGCGGCGGAAAAGTCGTACTACGCCCGGATCAAGTATTGA
- a CDS encoding response regulator transcription factor: MTKKILIADDEQNIVISLEFLMKREGFTVVVATDGDEAVRMIRAEQPDLVLLDVMMPKKSGFEVCQEIKADPALQGVRILMLTAKGRDTEVAKGLALGADAYMTKPFSTRDLVARVRSMLGMEA; the protein is encoded by the coding sequence ATGACCAAGAAGATCCTGATCGCGGATGACGAACAGAACATCGTCATTTCGCTGGAATTCCTGATGAAGCGGGAGGGGTTCACCGTTGTCGTCGCCACCGACGGCGACGAGGCGGTACGGATGATCCGCGCCGAGCAGCCCGACCTGGTGCTGCTCGACGTGATGATGCCCAAGAAGAGCGGCTTCGAAGTCTGCCAGGAGATCAAGGCCGACCCCGCGCTGCAGGGCGTGCGCATCCTGATGCTGACCGCCAAGGGGCGCGATACCGAAGTGGCCAAGGGCCTCGCGCTCGGCGCCGACGCCTACATGACCAAACCGTTCTCCACCCGCGATCTCGTCGCCCGCGTGCGCAGCATGCTGGGCATGGAAGCATGA
- a CDS encoding sensor histidine kinase, protein MLSPSLIVGVSFCYLLVLFGVAYVGDRRADQGRSLIANSWVYGLSLAVYCTAWTYFGSVGRAASGGIWFLPIYLGPTLGLMLCWLVALKMIRISRSYRITSIADFIASRYGKSHLLGGLVTVIAVVGTVPYIALQLKAISSGYHVLSTGAGAAVNGPAAAPAAWFDDSTFYLALTLAAFTILFGTRHLDTTERHEGMVAAIAFESVIKLLAFLAVGAYVTFGLYDGFGDLFAHARAYEHLEALLRFEGSGRGGYGGWFTLVVLAMLSVFFLPRQFQITVVENTNEQHLRRAIWLFPAYLLAINLFVLPIALAGLMQFGQGQVDPDTFVLTLPLAQGQQALALLVFIGGLSAATGMVIVETIALSTMVCNDLVMPLLLRHPGIAGGRTRDLSGLLLGIRRGAIVLVLLLGYLYYRLAGEAYALVSIGLISFAAVAQFAPAMLGGMYWRGGTRDGALAGLLAGFSVWAYTLLLPSFVKSGWVDAGVLEQGVLGIAWLRPEHLFGMSGLDNISHAMFWSMLANIGCYVAVSLLRAPSAVETSQAMLFVDVFRRPSGSPASFWRGNAEVGELVPLVARFLGQRRADEAFASYARGRGASGIAALRADPDLVHFAETLLAGAIGSASARAMVATVVQEEPLGLDEVMNILDEASQVRAYSHQLEEKSYALEVATEELRAANEQLKEFDRLKDDFMSSVTHELRTPLTSIRALSEMLYEDPRIGLEDRTRFLGIIVSEAERLTRLVNQVLDLAKIESGHAEWHNSDVDMRELALHAADTTAQLFRERGAALVLDLPERVPLLRADRDRLLQVLLNLLSNAAKFVPPAGGEVRLVLRPENSGLRADVIDNGPGIPPEQQQVIFEKFRQGGDARARPPGTGLGLPISRQIIEHFGGRLWVESGPGEGSRFSFVLPLPSESGGL, encoded by the coding sequence ATGCTGTCCCCCAGCCTGATCGTTGGCGTTTCGTTCTGCTACCTGCTCGTCCTGTTCGGGGTGGCGTATGTCGGCGACCGTCGCGCCGACCAGGGACGCTCGCTGATTGCCAACTCCTGGGTCTATGGACTCTCGCTCGCGGTGTATTGCACCGCGTGGACCTACTTCGGCAGCGTGGGGCGCGCGGCTTCCGGCGGAATCTGGTTCCTGCCGATCTATCTCGGTCCCACGCTGGGACTGATGCTGTGCTGGCTGGTCGCGCTGAAGATGATCCGCATCTCGCGCAGCTACCGCATCACCTCGATCGCGGACTTCATCGCCTCGCGCTACGGCAAGAGCCACCTGCTCGGTGGCCTGGTCACTGTGATCGCGGTGGTGGGCACCGTTCCCTACATCGCGCTGCAACTGAAGGCGATCTCCAGCGGCTATCACGTCTTGTCCACCGGCGCGGGCGCGGCCGTCAACGGGCCGGCTGCGGCGCCGGCGGCGTGGTTTGACGACAGCACCTTCTACCTTGCGCTGACGCTGGCCGCCTTCACCATCCTGTTCGGCACCCGCCATCTCGACACCACCGAGCGCCACGAAGGCATGGTGGCCGCGATTGCCTTCGAGTCGGTGATCAAGCTGCTCGCCTTCCTTGCGGTGGGCGCCTATGTCACCTTCGGGCTGTATGACGGCTTTGGTGATCTGTTTGCCCACGCCCGCGCGTATGAACACCTGGAGGCGCTGCTGCGCTTCGAAGGCAGCGGCCGGGGCGGTTACGGCGGCTGGTTCACGCTCGTGGTGCTCGCGATGCTGTCGGTGTTCTTCCTGCCGCGCCAGTTCCAGATCACCGTGGTGGAGAACACCAACGAACAGCACCTGCGGCGCGCCATCTGGCTCTTTCCGGCTTACCTGCTGGCGATCAACCTGTTCGTGCTGCCGATCGCGCTAGCCGGCCTGATGCAGTTCGGCCAGGGACAGGTCGATCCCGACACCTTCGTCCTCACGCTGCCGCTCGCCCAGGGGCAGCAGGCGCTCGCGCTGCTGGTGTTCATCGGCGGCTTGTCGGCGGCCACCGGAATGGTCATCGTCGAAACCATCGCGCTGTCCACCATGGTCTGCAACGATCTCGTCATGCCCCTGCTGCTGCGCCATCCCGGCATCGCCGGCGGCCGCACGCGCGACCTGAGCGGGCTGCTGCTCGGCATCCGGCGCGGCGCCATCGTGCTCGTGCTGCTGCTCGGTTATCTCTACTACCGCCTTGCCGGCGAAGCCTATGCGCTGGTCAGCATCGGGCTGATCAGTTTTGCCGCGGTGGCGCAGTTCGCACCGGCGATGCTCGGCGGCATGTACTGGCGCGGCGGCACCCGTGACGGTGCGCTGGCCGGGCTGCTGGCCGGCTTCTCGGTGTGGGCCTACACCTTGTTGCTGCCCTCGTTCGTCAAATCGGGCTGGGTGGATGCCGGCGTGCTGGAGCAGGGCGTGCTGGGCATCGCCTGGCTGCGGCCGGAGCACCTGTTCGGCATGAGCGGGCTGGACAACATCAGCCACGCGATGTTCTGGAGCATGCTCGCCAACATCGGCTGCTATGTCGCGGTGTCGCTGCTGCGCGCGCCGAGCGCGGTGGAGACCAGCCAGGCCATGCTCTTCGTCGATGTCTTCCGCCGCCCCAGCGGGTCGCCGGCCAGCTTCTGGCGTGGCAATGCCGAGGTCGGCGAACTGGTGCCGCTGGTGGCGCGCTTCCTCGGGCAACGCCGCGCGGACGAGGCCTTCGCCTCCTACGCCCGCGGACGCGGCGCGAGCGGCATCGCCGCGCTGCGCGCCGATCCCGATCTGGTCCACTTCGCCGAAACCCTGCTCGCCGGCGCCATCGGCAGCGCTTCCGCGCGGGCGATGGTCGCCACCGTGGTGCAGGAAGAGCCGCTGGGCCTCGACGAGGTCATGAACATTCTCGACGAGGCCTCGCAGGTGCGTGCCTACTCGCACCAGCTGGAGGAAAAATCGTACGCGCTGGAGGTGGCGACCGAGGAGCTGCGCGCGGCCAACGAGCAGCTGAAGGAATTCGACCGCCTGAAGGACGACTTCATGTCCTCGGTCACGCACGAACTGCGTACGCCGCTCACCTCCATCCGAGCGCTGTCCGAGATGTTGTACGAGGACCCCCGCATCGGCCTCGAAGACCGGACACGTTTCCTCGGCATCATCGTGTCCGAAGCGGAACGGCTCACGCGGCTCGTCAATCAGGTGCTGGATCTGGCCAAAATCGAGTCGGGGCACGCCGAATGGCACAATTCCGACGTGGATATGCGCGAGCTGGCCCTGCATGCGGCGGACACCACCGCCCAGCTGTTCCGCGAGCGCGGCGCCGCGCTGGTGCTCGATCTGCCCGAGCGGGTGCCGCTGCTGCGCGCCGACCGCGACCGCTTGCTGCAGGTGCTGCTGAACCTGCTGTCCAACGCGGCGAAGTTCGTTCCGCCCGCCGGTGGCGAGGTCCGCCTCGTACTGCGTCCGGAGAACAGTGGACTGCGGGCCGACGTCATCGACAACGGCCCGGGCATTCCGCCCGAACAGCAGCAGGTGATCTTCGAGAAGTTCCGCCAGGGCGGCGACGCCCGCGCGCGGCCGCCGGGAACCGGGCTGGGGTTGCCGATCAGCCGCCAGATCATCGAGCATTTCGGCGGACGCCTGTGGGTGGAATCCGGCCCCGGCGAAGGGTCGCGGTTCTCGTTTGTATTGCCACTGCCGTCGGAGAGCGGCGGGCTATGA
- the acs gene encoding acetate--CoA ligase, producing MSNEQQVRIYNPSEEVVKNAAVSGMEAYWALCKEAEQDYEGYWARNARELIDWKKPFTQVLDESNAPFFKWFADGQLNVSYNCLDRNVEKGLGDKVALIFEADSGEVTRVTYKDLLGRVCKFANALRASGIKKGDRVVIYLPMSIEGVVAMQACARIGATHSIVFGGFSAQALRDRINDAGAVALITSDGQFRGGKALPLKPIADEALSLGGCETIKNVFVVKRTGADVAFVAGRDVWYHDVVASQSDVCEPEWVDAEHPLFLLYTSGSTGKPKGVQHSTGGYLLHAILTMKYTFDIKPSDVFWCTADIGWVTGHTYITYGPLACGSTEIVFEGVPTYPDAGRFWKMIQDHKVNIFYTAPTAIRSLIKAADNNPTVHPKNYDLSSLRILGSVGEPINPAAWEWYYENVGGGRCPIVDTFWQTETGGHMITPLPGATPLVPGSCTLPFPGIQAAVVDETGTEVPNGQGGILVVKRPWPSMIRTIWGDPERFKKSYYPDDFKGKLYLAGDGAIRDKETGYFTITGRIDDVLNVSGHRMGTMEIESALVAHEKVAEAAVVGRPDDLTGEAIVAFVVLKGARPTGEAAAAVVKELQNWVGHEIGPIAKPKDIRFGENLPKTRSGKIMRRLLRQLAKGEEITQDTSTLENPAILEQLKG from the coding sequence ATGTCCAACGAACAACAGGTCCGCATTTACAACCCCTCGGAAGAAGTGGTGAAGAATGCTGCCGTATCCGGCATGGAGGCCTACTGGGCGCTGTGCAAGGAAGCGGAACAAGACTACGAGGGCTACTGGGCGCGCAACGCCCGTGAGCTGATCGACTGGAAGAAGCCCTTCACGCAGGTTCTGGACGAGAGCAACGCGCCGTTCTTCAAGTGGTTCGCCGACGGCCAGCTGAACGTGTCCTACAACTGCCTCGACCGCAACGTCGAGAAGGGCCTGGGCGACAAGGTCGCGCTGATCTTCGAAGCCGACAGCGGCGAAGTCACCCGCGTCACCTACAAGGACCTGCTGGGCCGCGTCTGCAAGTTCGCCAATGCGCTGCGCGCTTCCGGCATCAAGAAGGGCGACCGCGTCGTCATCTACCTGCCGATGTCGATCGAAGGCGTCGTCGCGATGCAGGCCTGCGCCCGTATCGGCGCCACCCACTCCATCGTGTTCGGCGGCTTCTCCGCCCAGGCCCTGCGCGACCGCATCAACGATGCCGGCGCCGTGGCGCTGATCACCTCCGACGGCCAGTTCCGCGGCGGCAAGGCCCTGCCGCTGAAGCCGATCGCCGACGAGGCGCTGTCGCTGGGCGGCTGCGAAACCATCAAGAACGTGTTCGTGGTCAAGCGCACCGGGGCCGACGTGGCCTTCGTCGCCGGCCGCGACGTCTGGTACCACGACGTGGTGGCCAGCCAGTCCGACGTCTGCGAGCCGGAATGGGTCGATGCCGAGCATCCGCTGTTCCTGCTCTACACCTCGGGCTCCACCGGCAAGCCGAAGGGCGTCCAGCACTCCACCGGCGGCTACCTGCTGCACGCGATCCTGACCATGAAGTACACGTTCGACATCAAGCCGAGCGACGTCTTCTGGTGCACCGCGGACATCGGCTGGGTCACCGGCCACACCTACATCACCTACGGCCCGCTCGCCTGCGGCAGCACCGAAATCGTGTTCGAAGGCGTGCCGACCTACCCGGACGCCGGCCGCTTCTGGAAGATGATCCAGGACCACAAGGTCAACATCTTCTACACCGCGCCGACCGCCATCCGTTCGCTGATCAAGGCCGCGGACAACAATCCGACGGTGCATCCGAAGAACTACGACCTGTCCTCGCTGCGCATCCTGGGTTCGGTCGGTGAGCCGATCAACCCGGCGGCGTGGGAGTGGTACTACGAGAACGTCGGCGGCGGCCGCTGCCCGATCGTCGATACCTTCTGGCAGACCGAAACCGGCGGCCACATGATCACCCCGCTGCCGGGCGCAACCCCGCTGGTGCCGGGTTCGTGCACGCTGCCCTTCCCCGGCATCCAGGCTGCCGTGGTCGATGAAACCGGCACCGAAGTGCCCAACGGCCAGGGCGGCATCCTGGTGGTCAAGCGTCCGTGGCCGTCGATGATCCGCACCATCTGGGGCGACCCGGAGCGCTTCAAGAAGTCCTACTACCCGGACGACTTCAAGGGCAAGCTCTACCTCGCCGGCGACGGTGCGATCCGCGACAAGGAAACCGGCTACTTCACCATCACCGGCCGTATCGACGATGTGCTGAACGTTTCCGGCCACCGCATGGGCACGATGGAAATCGAATCCGCGCTGGTCGCCCACGAGAAGGTTGCCGAAGCTGCGGTCGTCGGCCGTCCGGATGACCTGACCGGTGAAGCCATCGTCGCTTTCGTGGTGCTGAAGGGCGCCCGTCCGACCGGCGAAGCCGCTGCCGCCGTGGTCAAGGAACTGCAGAACTGGGTCGGCCACGAAATCGGGCCGATCGCCAAGCCGAAGGACATCCGCTTCGGTGAGAACCTGCCCAAGACCCGCTCCGGCAAGATCATGCGCCGCCTGCTGCGCCAGCTGGCCAAGGGCGAAGAGATCACCCAGGACACCTCGACGCTCGAGAATCCGGCGATCCTGGAGCAGCTGAAGGGCTAA
- a CDS encoding fumarate hydratase — protein MTVIREEDLIQSIADAFQYISYYHPLDYIKALGEAYEREESPAAKDAIAQILTNSRMCAEGHRPICQDTGIAVVFLKVGMNVQWDAKMSVQEMVNEGVRRAYNHPDNKLRASVLLDPAGARKNSKDNTPAVVHYEIVPGDHVEITCAAKGGGSENKSKMVMLNPSDSIVDWVLKTVPTMGAGWCPPGILGIGIGGTPEKAMLLAKESLMAPVDIHELKEKAASGAALSRVEELRLELMEKVNALGIGAQGLGGLTTVLDVKIMDYPTHAASLPVAMIPNCAATRHVHFELDGSGPAKLETPKLEDWPAVTWKADTNVATRVNLDTLTKEEVASWKPGQILLLNGKMLTGRDAAHKRIQDMLAKGEKLPVDFTNRVIYYVGPVDPVRDEVVGPAGPTTATRMDKFTRMMLEQTGLISMIGKSERGPVAIDAIRDNKSAYLMAVGGSAYLVSKAIKEAKVVGFADLGMEAIYEFTVQDMPVTVAVDSTGTSVHNTGPKEWQAKIGKIPVAVA, from the coding sequence ATGACCGTGATTCGCGAAGAAGACCTCATCCAGTCCATCGCGGATGCCTTCCAGTACATCAGCTACTACCATCCGCTCGACTACATCAAGGCGCTCGGTGAAGCGTACGAACGCGAGGAAAGCCCCGCCGCGAAGGACGCGATTGCGCAGATCCTCACCAATTCACGCATGTGCGCCGAAGGCCACCGCCCCATCTGCCAGGACACCGGCATCGCCGTGGTCTTCCTCAAGGTCGGCATGAACGTGCAGTGGGACGCCAAGATGAGCGTCCAGGAGATGGTCAACGAAGGCGTGCGCCGCGCCTACAACCACCCGGACAACAAGCTGCGCGCCTCGGTGCTGCTCGATCCCGCCGGCGCGCGCAAGAACTCCAAGGACAACACGCCGGCCGTTGTGCACTACGAGATCGTGCCGGGCGATCACGTCGAAATCACCTGTGCGGCCAAGGGCGGCGGCTCGGAAAACAAGTCGAAGATGGTCATGCTCAACCCGTCCGATTCCATCGTCGACTGGGTGCTGAAGACCGTGCCGACCATGGGCGCCGGCTGGTGTCCGCCGGGCATCCTCGGCATCGGCATCGGCGGCACGCCGGAAAAGGCGATGCTGCTGGCCAAGGAATCGCTGATGGCGCCGGTGGACATCCATGAGCTGAAGGAAAAGGCCGCCTCCGGCGCCGCGCTGTCGCGCGTCGAGGAACTGCGCCTCGAACTGATGGAAAAGGTGAACGCGCTCGGCATCGGCGCCCAGGGCCTCGGCGGCCTCACCACCGTGCTCGACGTCAAGATCATGGACTACCCGACCCACGCGGCCTCGCTGCCGGTGGCGATGATCCCGAACTGCGCGGCCACCCGCCACGTGCATTTCGAACTCGACGGCTCCGGCCCGGCCAAGCTCGAAACGCCCAAGCTCGAAGACTGGCCCGCCGTGACCTGGAAGGCCGACACCAACGTCGCCACCCGGGTGAATCTCGACACCCTGACCAAGGAAGAAGTCGCGTCCTGGAAGCCGGGCCAGATCCTGCTGCTCAACGGCAAGATGCTCACCGGCCGCGACGCCGCGCACAAGCGCATCCAGGACATGCTGGCCAAGGGCGAGAAGCTGCCGGTCGATTTCACCAACCGCGTCATCTACTACGTCGGCCCGGTCGATCCGGTGCGCGACGAAGTCGTCGGCCCGGCCGGCCCCACCACCGCCACCCGCATGGACAAGTTCACCCGCATGATGCTGGAGCAGACCGGCCTCATCTCGATGATCGGCAAGTCCGAGCGCGGCCCGGTCGCGATCGATGCGATCCGCGACAACAAGTCCGCCTACCTGATGGCGGTCGGCGGCTCCGCCTACCTCGTCTCCAAGGCGATCAAGGAAGCCAAGGTCGTCGGCTTTGCGGACCTCGGCATGGAAGCGATCTACGAATTCACCGTGCAGGACATGCCGGTGACCGTGGCGGTCGATTCCACCGGCACCAGCGTGCACAACACCGGCCCGAAGGAATGGCAGGCGAAGATCGGCAAGATCCCGGTCGCCGTGGCCTGA